A genome region from Pseudomonas anguilliseptica includes the following:
- a CDS encoding hybrid sensor histidine kinase/response regulator, whose amino-acid sequence MHYILLCFFMLVPGLAGALVFDENTRSLPLGKAMSVFEDVRGDASIEDITSPALQASFRQHDKGVLNAGYSRSVFWLRLDLEYRPQRATGTRPWLLELAYPPLDHVQLYLPDAQGRYQMSQHTGDALPFSSREIKQHNYVFELQLPPAQQQSVYLRLESQGSIQAPLTLWAPNAYLEEQPARIYVLGIIYGVLLVMLIYNLFIFLSVRDTSYLYYILYIASFGFYQLSVNGAAIEYFWPNSPWWANAATPFLIGAAALFGCQFARSFLHTAEHSPWVDRALLLMMASGVLVMTLALTASYALSLRLATYLALGFTVVIFSAGILAWMRGMRVARYFIIAWTAFLAGGMINTLMVLGYLPNMFLTMYASQIGSALEVGLLSLALADRINAMKEERTRILQEAGLKLEAFNQELANSNRLKDEFLATVTHELRTPMNGVIGSLELMQMLELDGELAHYQRTAASSARDMMRMVNDILALTELQAGRLYPRREPFSLRGLFDGLRAQYAPRAEEKGLRFVLELDDSLPDILEGDASKLVQSLSCLLDNAIKFTQHGEVRVRVSRGGAASDILPLRIEVIDSGVGFAVPADGKLYQRFQQLDGSMTREYGGLGIGLAICRQLVDLLGGDLSHESQPGQGSCFRLELPLALPVQMTTPAAVVLRAAGPALRAPEQCTVLIVEDNAINQLVTRGMLLELGYQVRTADNGAEALEVLRNETIDAVLLDCQMPVMDGFATCRALRNLPGCQLLPVLAITAHSHSGDRERCLAAGMSDYLAKPVKFEQLRNLLHDWVLCRES is encoded by the coding sequence ATGCACTACATCCTTCTCTGTTTCTTCATGCTGGTGCCAGGGTTGGCCGGGGCATTGGTTTTTGACGAAAACACCCGCAGCCTGCCGCTCGGCAAGGCTATGTCGGTGTTTGAGGATGTGCGTGGCGATGCCAGCATTGAAGACATCACCTCGCCGGCCCTGCAAGCCAGTTTCCGTCAGCATGACAAGGGTGTACTGAACGCCGGTTATTCGCGTTCGGTGTTCTGGTTACGCCTGGATCTGGAATACCGCCCGCAGCGGGCAACAGGCACACGGCCCTGGTTGCTGGAACTAGCCTATCCACCGCTCGATCATGTGCAGCTGTATCTGCCCGATGCGCAGGGACGCTACCAGATGAGTCAGCACACCGGCGATGCCTTGCCGTTCTCCAGCCGTGAGATCAAACAGCACAACTATGTGTTCGAACTGCAATTGCCGCCGGCGCAGCAGCAAAGCGTCTATTTGCGCCTGGAAAGCCAGGGCTCGATCCAGGCACCGCTGACCCTCTGGGCGCCCAACGCCTACCTGGAAGAACAACCGGCGCGCATCTATGTGCTGGGCATCATCTACGGCGTACTGCTGGTGATGCTGATCTACAACCTGTTTATCTTCCTCAGCGTACGCGACACCAGCTACCTGTATTATATCCTCTATATCGCCTCGTTCGGCTTCTATCAGCTGTCGGTCAACGGCGCAGCCATCGAGTACTTTTGGCCCAACAGCCCCTGGTGGGCGAACGCTGCGACGCCCTTCCTGATTGGTGCGGCGGCGTTGTTTGGTTGTCAGTTCGCCCGCAGCTTTCTGCATACCGCCGAGCACAGTCCCTGGGTCGACCGCGCCCTGTTGCTGATGATGGCCTCGGGCGTGTTGGTGATGACGCTGGCGCTGACGGCCAGTTACGCCCTGTCGCTGCGTCTGGCCACCTACCTGGCATTGGGCTTTACCGTGGTGATCTTCAGCGCTGGCATCCTCGCCTGGATGCGCGGCATGCGCGTGGCGCGTTATTTCATCATCGCCTGGACCGCCTTTCTCGCCGGCGGGATGATCAATACGCTGATGGTGTTGGGCTACCTGCCCAACATGTTCCTCACCATGTACGCCAGCCAGATCGGTTCTGCGCTGGAAGTGGGTCTGCTCTCGTTGGCACTGGCCGACCGCATCAATGCGATGAAGGAGGAGCGCACGCGCATCCTGCAGGAGGCCGGGCTCAAACTTGAAGCCTTCAACCAGGAACTGGCCAACAGCAACCGCCTCAAGGATGAATTCCTCGCTACCGTCACCCACGAGCTGCGCACGCCGATGAATGGGGTGATCGGTTCGCTGGAACTGATGCAGATGCTTGAGCTCGACGGCGAGCTGGCGCATTACCAGCGCACGGCAGCGAGCTCGGCCCGCGACATGATGCGCATGGTCAATGACATCCTCGCCCTCACCGAGCTGCAGGCTGGGCGCCTGTACCCACGGCGCGAACCGTTCAGCCTGCGCGGCCTGTTCGATGGCTTGCGTGCGCAGTACGCCCCGCGCGCCGAAGAAAAGGGCCTGCGCTTTGTGCTTGAGCTGGATGACAGCCTGCCCGACATCCTTGAGGGCGACGCCAGCAAGCTGGTGCAAAGCCTCAGCTGCCTGCTGGATAACGCCATCAAGTTCACCCAGCATGGCGAAGTGCGGGTACGTGTCAGTCGTGGCGGTGCGGCCAGCGATATTCTGCCGCTGCGTATCGAGGTGATCGACAGCGGTGTGGGTTTCGCGGTGCCTGCCGACGGCAAGCTGTATCAGCGCTTCCAGCAACTGGACGGCTCGATGACCCGCGAGTACGGCGGCCTGGGCATCGGTCTGGCGATCTGCCGGCAACTGGTCGATCTGCTCGGCGGTGATCTCAGCCATGAATCCCAGCCAGGGCAGGGCAGCTGTTTCCGTCTGGAGCTGCCGCTGGCCTTGCCGGTGCAGATGACTACTCCAGCCGCCGTCGTGCTGCGCGCCGCCGGTCCGGCGCTGCGCGCGCCGGAGCAGTGCACGGTACTGATCGTCGAGGACAACGCGATCAACCAGCTGGTGACCCGCGGCATGCTGCTCGAGCTGGGCTATCAGGTGCGCACCGCTGATAACGGCGCTGAGGCCCTTGAGGTGCTGCGTAACGAAACCATCGACGCGGTGCTGCTGGATTGCCAGATGCCGGTGATGGACGGTTTTGCCACCTGCCGGGCGCTGCGCAATCTGCCCGGCTGCCAGCTGCTGCCGGTGCTCGCGATCACCGCCCACAGCCACAGCGGCGACCGCGAGCGCTGCCTG